AGATCACGGGAACCGTTTCCCTCCCGGCGGATCGCAGCGCGGCTTCCGCGGAGGATAGCTGCCCTTTCCCGCCGTCGATCACCACGAGGTCGGGCATCCCGCCGAAATCCTCGTCGTGCCCGAACCGGCGGCGAACGAGTTCCTCCATCATCGCGAAATCGTCCGGCCCGGCGACCCCGCGGATCGAGAACTTCCGGTACCATTTCTTCGCGGGCTTTCCGCCGACGAAGGCGACCATCGAACCCGTCGGCTCCGTCCCCGACAGGTTGGAGATGTCGTACCCTTCGATCCGCGACGGAGGGGAAGGCAGGGAGAAGAGCGACGCCATCCGCTCCGCGAGCAGCCCGTAGGCTTGCTCCCTTTCCTTCCGCATCCGCGCGCTTTCCTCGGCGTTCCTGCGGGCAAGCTCCACAAGGCGGAGCCGCTCCCCCTTCTCCGGCGAGCGGAGGAGAACCGTGCGCCCCGCCCGCTCCGAAAGGATCGCCGCCAGCGAGGCCCGGTCCGGGAGGGGGAACGGGAGGAGGATCTCGCGGGGGAAATAGGCGCCTTCGGCGTAGTGCTGGAGGAGGAAGGACGACATCGCCTCGTCCTCCGGCCCTTCCCACCGGAAATGGCGCTGGTGGGCGTCCGTGAGCCGGCCGCCGCGGAGGTACAGGGCAGCGACCGTCGCCGCCGAATCCTCCCGCATCCACCCGAGGGCGTCCACGTCCCCTTCGACCGCGCGGACGACCCGCTGCCGGGTGAGCGTCCGGGAGACGACCGCGATCCGGTCGCGCAGCCTCGCCGCCTCTTCGTACCGCATCTTTCGCGAGAGCTCTCCCATCTCGGCCTTCCATCCTGCGAGCAGCCCGCGGTATTCGCCCCGGAGGAAGCGGATCGCGCCCTCGACCACGGGCAGGTACCGCTCGCGGGAGATCATCCCCGCGCAGGCGCCGAGGCACCGCCCCATCTGGTAGTTGAGGCACGGACGGCGCCGCGAGGCAAACTTCTTCCGCGAACAGGAGCACAGCGGGAACAGGCGCAGCAGCTCCCGGAGCGTCTCGCGGATCCCCTTCGCCG
This genomic interval from Thermodesulfobacteriota bacterium contains the following:
- the uvrC gene encoding excinuclease ABC subunit UvrC, which encodes MPPAEESHPLSDWKIFPRSPGVYIMGDGKGRVLYVGKAKDLRARLRNYAVPGGDGRPTIPHLLARARDVRCIVTATEKEALLLENTLIKRHRPPFNIFFRDDKEYLLLRIDPNEEFPRPELVRRAARDGASYFGPYSSAKGIRETLRELLRLFPLCSCSRKKFASRRRPCLNYQMGRCLGACAGMISRERYLPVVEGAIRFLRGEYRGLLAGWKAEMGELSRKMRYEEAARLRDRIAVVSRTLTRQRVVRAVEGDVDALGWMREDSAATVAALYLRGGRLTDAHQRHFRWEGPEDEAMSSFLLQHYAEGAYFPREILLPFPLPDRASLAAILSERAGRTVLLRSPEKGERLRLVELARRNAEESARMRKEREQAYGLLAERMASLFSLPSPPSRIEGYDISNLSGTEPTGSMVAFVGGKPAKKWYRKFSIRGVAGPDDFAMMEELVRRRFGHDEDFGGMPDLVVIDGGKGQLSSAEAALRSAGRETVPVISLAKERVRGGEKVFRERVFLPGRKNPLHLPTGDPVLHLLMRVRDEAHRFAVTFHRKRRTRAAFGG